One segment of Pseudobacteriovorax antillogorgiicola DNA contains the following:
- a CDS encoding response regulator, with translation MTTNTGKRVAVMDADLHYREILTQYCLEEGYQDVAEYESPDDLAKALDTEKFDLFIVDWSAKGQITGAGIVNRIRAKQATALTPILVFSGVISEHDMTLTEEFFSMDFLQKPVTQSIFRTKLQAVNKEYQWYQANFRLIDKAFKKGCENLQAIKSILKLLDKAPNPIPLGLLVSDVLLEKNQLSACEAVQKKILAVDKKNIRALSNLGKIALERKENHKAYQFLKAADKISPDNLGRICTLGQLELQEQESQLAKDTFARGLEIDSQSEAANAGAIIAQNLDEFLCSKPPSISKPFACLMNSIGISKVQSGAIDDGITHYQSALSFLNNRRDKTKVMFNIGYGYFRQEDYENAMAWFERSFQESQDRFAKASTYAELVKKQFGIKQNLMTLSNADDLDQKFPDSSEDVDEFFEMIG, from the coding sequence GTGACCACCAACACGGGCAAACGAGTTGCAGTTATGGATGCAGATCTCCACTATCGAGAGATTCTTACCCAATACTGTCTTGAAGAGGGATACCAGGACGTCGCTGAATACGAGTCACCAGACGATCTCGCTAAGGCTCTGGATACCGAAAAGTTTGATCTCTTCATCGTCGATTGGTCAGCCAAAGGGCAGATCACCGGTGCTGGCATTGTCAACCGCATACGAGCCAAACAGGCAACGGCTTTAACTCCCATTTTGGTTTTCTCGGGCGTTATTAGTGAACACGATATGACGCTTACGGAAGAGTTCTTCTCGATGGACTTCCTCCAGAAGCCGGTCACCCAATCCATATTTCGCACTAAACTTCAAGCAGTGAATAAAGAGTACCAATGGTATCAAGCCAATTTTCGGCTTATTGACAAAGCCTTCAAAAAAGGCTGTGAGAACCTTCAGGCAATTAAGTCGATTCTTAAATTACTGGACAAAGCCCCTAATCCGATTCCACTAGGCCTTCTGGTTTCAGACGTTCTTTTAGAAAAAAACCAGCTTAGCGCTTGTGAAGCTGTACAGAAAAAAATCCTAGCTGTAGATAAGAAGAATATCAGGGCACTGAGCAATCTAGGCAAAATCGCATTGGAGCGGAAAGAAAACCATAAAGCCTATCAGTTCCTTAAAGCAGCCGATAAGATATCGCCGGACAATCTAGGCCGGATCTGCACCTTAGGCCAACTAGAACTTCAAGAGCAAGAGTCTCAGCTAGCCAAGGACACTTTTGCTAGGGGGCTGGAAATTGATAGTCAAAGCGAAGCAGCAAACGCCGGCGCAATTATCGCTCAAAATCTAGATGAATTTCTTTGCTCTAAACCACCTTCGATTTCAAAACCGTTTGCGTGCCTCATGAATTCAATCGGGATTTCAAAGGTGCAATCAGGCGCTATAGACGATGGAATTACACACTACCAATCGGCACTATCGTTTTTAAACAACCGCCGTGATAAAACCAAAGTGATGTTCAACATCGGTTACGGTTACTTCCGCCAGGAAGATTATGAGAATGCCATGGCCTGGTTCGAAAGATCTTTTCAAGAGAGCCAGGATCGATTTGCGAAGGCCAGCACCTATGCAGAACTTGTTAAAAAGCAATTTGGCATCAAGCAAAACCTAATGACACTTAGCAATGCAGACGATCTCGATCAGAAGTTTCCAGATAGTAGTGAAGATGTCGATGAATTCTTTGAAATGATCGGATAG